In the genome of Neoarius graeffei isolate fNeoGra1 chromosome 27, fNeoGra1.pri, whole genome shotgun sequence, one region contains:
- the bean1 gene encoding protein BEAN1 gives MIVAVTMCVFVSPLVVAGIVIGLVLFLSLLIIIIGSMRKKKHSHINTDAADGFSFGGSTGELRSECVDEFPPAFDFDSDTETSPIPISAGYPDAPPHYDECVGRDATQIFTPTDDPPPYSHTSHTHTCIEGAELPEGTWLAYTRVGSHHPIRLQDVSSVFVLSLDDLPPYEAVMEQQNRTIPLIASQGMKHTTE, from the exons ATGATTGTTGCCGTGACGATGTGTGTATTCGTGTCTCCGTTGGTAGTGGCCGGCATCGTCATTGGCCTCGTGCTCTTCCTCtcactcctcatcatcatcatcggcaGCATGAGGAAGAAAAAACACTCACACATCAACACAGATG CTGCAGACGGATTTTCGTTCGGAGGATCGACGGGTGAGCTGAGGTCGGAGTGTGTGGATGAGTTTCCTCCTGCGTTTGACTTTGACTCAGACACAGAGACAAGCCCCATCCCGATCAGCGCTGGTTATCCTGATGCACCGCCTCA TTATGATGAGTGTGTGGGACGGGATGCGACACAGATCTTCACCCCGACAGACGATCCGCCGCCGTactcacacacctcacacacacacacctgcatcgAGGGGGCGGAGCTTCCTGAAGGTACTTGGTTGGCATATACACGTGTAGGTTCCCATCATCCAATCAGGTTACAGGATGTTTCCTCTGTGTTTGTTTTGTCTCTGGATGATCTGCCGCCGTACGAGGCTGTGATGGAGCAGCAGAACCGAACCATTCCACTGATCGCCAGCCAAGGCATGAAACACACCACCGAGTAA